The genomic segment NNNNNNNNNNNNNNNNNNNNNNNNNNNNNNNNNNNNNNNNNNNNNNNNNNNNNNNNNNNNNNNNNNNNNNNNNNNNNNNNNNNNNNNNNNNNNNNNNNNNNNNNNNNNNNNNNNNNNNNNNNNNNNNNNNNNNNNNNNNNNNNNNNNNNNNNNNNNNNNNNNNNNNNNNNNNNNNNNNNNNNNNNNNNNNNNNNNNNNNNNNNNNNNNNNNNNNNNNNNNNNNNNNNNNNNNNNNNNNNNNNNNNNNNNNNNNNNNNNNNNNNNNNNNNNNNNNNNNNNNNNNNNNNNNNNNNNNNNNNNNNNNNNNNNNNNNNNNNNNNNNNNNNNNNNNNNNNNNNNNNNNNNNNNNNNNNNNNNNNNNNNNNNNNNNNNNNNNNNNNNNNNNNNNNNNNNNNNNNNNNNNNNNNNNNNNNNNNNNNNNNNNNNNNNNNNNNNNNNNNNNNNNNNNNNNNNNNNNNNNNNNNNNNNNNNNNNNNNNNNNNNNNNNNNNNNNNNNNNNNNNNNNNNNNNNNNNNNNNNNNNNNNNNNNNNNNNNNNNNNNNNNNNNNNNNNNNNNNNNNNNNNNNNNNNNNNNNNNNNNNNNNNNNNNNNNNNNNNNNNNNNNNNNNNNNNNNNNNNNNNNNNNNNNNNNNNNNNNNNNNNNNNNNNNNNNNNNNNNNNNNNNNNNNNNNNNNNNNNNNNNNNNNNNNNNNNNNNNNNNNNNNNNNNNNNNNNNNNNNNNNNNNNNNNNNNNNNNNNNNNNNNNNNNNNNNNNNNNNNNNNNNNNNNNNNNNNNNNNNNNNNNNNNNNNNNNNNNNNNNNNNNNNNNNNNNNNNNNNNNNNNNNNNNNNNNNNNNNNNNNNNNNNNNNNNNNNNNNNNNNNNNNNNNNNNNNNNNNNNNNNNNNNNNNNNNNNNNNNNNNNNNNNNNNNNNNNNNNNNNNNNNNNNNNNNNNNNNNNNNNNNNNNNNNNNNNNNNNNNNNNNNNNNNNNNNNNNNNNNNNNNNNNNNNNNNNNNNNNNNNNNNNNNNNNNNNNNNNNNNNNNNNNNNNNNNNNNNNNNNNNNNNNNNNNNNNNNNNNNNNNNNNNNNNNNNNNNNNNNNNNNNNNNNNNNNNNNNNNNNNNNNNNNNNNNNNNNNNNNNNNNNNNNNNNNNNNNNNNNNNNNNNNNNNNNNNNNNNNNNNNNNNNNNNNNNNNNNNNNNNNNNNNNNNNNNNNNNNNNNNNNNNNNNNNNNNNNNNNNNNNNNNNNNNNNNNNNNNNNNNNNNNNNNNNNNNNNNNNNNNNNNNNNNNNNNNNNNNNNNNNNNNNNNNNNNNNNNNNNNNNNNNNNNNNNNNNNNNNNNNNNNNNNNNNNNNNNNNNNNNNNNNNNNNNNNNNNNNNNNNNNNNNNNNNNNNNNNNNNNNNNNNNNNNNNNNNNNNNNNNNNNNNNNNNNNNNNNNNNNNNNNNNNNNNNNNNNNNNNNNNNNNNNNNNNNNNNNNNNNNNNNNNNNNNNNNNNNNNNNNNNNNNNNNNNNNNNNNNNNNNNNNNNNNNNNNNNNNNNNNNNNNNNNNNNNNNNNNNNNNNNNNNNNNNNNNNNNNNNNNNNNNNNNNNNNNNNNNNNNNNNNNNNNNNNNNNNNNNNNNNNNNNNNNNNNNNNNNNNNNNNNNNNNNNNNNNNNNNNNNNNNNNNNNNNNNNNNNNNNNNNNNNNNNNNNNNNNNNNNNNNNNNNNNNNNNNNNNNNNNNNNNNNNNNNNNNNNNNNNNNNNNNNNNNNNNNNNNNNNNNNNNNNNNNNNNNNNNNNNNNNNNNNNNNNNNNNNNNNNNNNNNNNNNNNNNNNNNNNNNNNNNNNNNNNNNNNNNNNNNNNNNNNNNNNNNNNNNNNNNNNNNNNNNNNNNNNNNNNNNNNNNNNNNNNNNNNNNNNNNNNNNNNNNNNNNNNNNNNNNNNNNNNNNNNNNNNNNNNNNNNNNNNNNNNNNNNNNNNNNNNNNNNNNNNNNNNNNNNNNNNNNNNNNNNNNNNNNNNNNNNNNNNNNNNNNNNNNNNNNNNNNNNNNNNNNNNNNNNNNNNNNNNNNNNNNNNNNNNNNNNNNNNNNNNNNNNNNNNNNNNNNNNNNNNNNNNNNNNNNNNNNNNNNNNNNNNNNNNNNNNNNNNNNNNNNNNNNNNNNNNNNNNNNNNNNNNNNNNNNNNNNNNNNNNNNNNNNNNNNNNNNNNNNNNNNNNNNNNNNNNNNNNNNNNNNNNNNNNNNNNNNNNNNNNNNNNNNNNNNNNNNNNNNNNNNNNNNNNNNNNNNNNNNNNNNNNNNNNNNNNNNNNNNNNNNNNNNNNNNNNNNNNNNNNNNNNNNNNNNNNNNNNNNNNNNNNNNNNNNNNNNNNNNNNNNNNNNNNNNNNNNNNNNNNNNNNNNNNNNNNNNNNNNNNNNNNNNNNNNNNNNNNNNNNNNNNNNNNNNNNNNNNNNNNNNNNNNNNNNNNNNNNNNNNNNNNNNNNNNNNNNNNNNNNNNNNNNNNNNNNNNNNNNNNNNNNNNNNNNNNNNNNNNNNNNNNNNNNNNNNNNNNNNNNNNNNNNNNNNNNNNNNNNNNNNNNNNNNNNNNNNNNNNNNNNNNNNNNNNNNNNNNNNNNNNNNNNNNNNNNNNNNNNNNNNNNNNNNNNNNNNNNNNNNNNNNNNNNNNNNNNNNNNNNNNNNNNNNNNNNNNNNNNNNNNNNNNNNNNNNNNNNNNNNNNNNNNNNNNNNNNNNNNNNNNNNNNNNNNNNNNNNNNNNNNNNNNNNNNNNNNNNNNNNNNNNNNNNNNNNNNNNNNNNNNNNNNNNNNNNNNNNNNNNNNNNNNNNNNNNNNNNNNNNNNNNNNNNNNNNNNNNNNNNNNNNNNNNNNNNNNNNNNNNNNNNNNNNNNNNNNNNNNNNNNNNNNNNNNNNNNNNNNNNNNNNNNNNNNNNNNNNNNNNNNNNNNNNNNNNNNNNNNNNNNNNNNNNNNNNNNNNNNNNNNNNNNNNNNNNNNNNNNNNNNNNNNNNNNNNNNNNNNNNNNNNNNNNNNNNNNNNNNNNNNNNNNNNNNNNNNNNNNNNNNNNNNNNNNNNNNNNNNNNNNNNNNNNNNNNNNNNNNNNNNNNNNNNNNNNNNNNNNNNNNNNNNNNNNNNNNNNNNNNNNNNNNNNNNNNNNNNNNNNNNNNNNNNNNNNNNNNNNNNNNNNNNNNNNNNNNNNNNNNNNNNNNNNNNNNNNNNNNNNNNNNNNNNNNNNNNNNNNNNNNNNNNNNNNNNNNNNNNNNNNNNNNNNNNNNNNNNNNNNNNNNNNNNNNNNNNNNNNNNNNNNNNNNNNNNNNNNNNNNNNNNNNNNNNNNNNNNNNNNNNNNNNNNNNNNNNNNNNNNNNNNNNNNNNNNNNNNNNNNNNNNNNNNNNNNNNNNNNNNNNNNNNNNNNNNNNNNNNNNNNNNNNNNNNNNNNNNNNNNNNNNNNNNNNNNNNNNNNNNNNNNNNNNNNNNNNNNNNNNNNNNNNNNNNNNNNNNNNNNNNNNNNNNNNNNNNNNNNNNNNNNNNNNNNNNNNNNNNNNNNNNNNNNNNNNNNNNNNNNNNNNNNNNNNNNNNNNNNNNNNNNNNNNNNNNNNNNNNNNNNNNNNNNNNNNNNNNNNNNNNNNNNNNNNNNNNNNNNNNNNNNNNNNNNNNNNNNNNNNNNNNNNNNNNNNNNNNNNNNNNNNNNNNNNNNNNNNNNNNNNNNNNNNNNNNNNNNNNNNNNNNNNNNNNNNNNNNNNNNNNNNNNNNNNNNNNNNNNNNNNNNNNNNNNNNNNNNNNNNNNNNNNNNNNNNNNNNNNNNNNNNNNNNNNNNNNNNNNNNNNNNNNNNNNNNNNNNNNNNNNNNNNNNNNNNNNNNNNNNNNNNNNNNNNNNNNNNNNNNNNNNNNNNNNNNNNNNNNNNNNNNNNNNNNNNNNNNNNNNNNNNNNNNNNNNNNNNNNNNNNNNNNNNNNNNNNNNNNNNNNNNNNNNNNNNNNNNNNNNNNNNNNNNNNNNNNNNNNNNNNNNNNNNNNNNNNNNNNNNNNNNNNNNNNNNNNNNNNNNNNNNNNNNNNNNNNNNNNNNNNNNNNNNNNNNNNNNNNNNNNNNNNNNNNNNNNNNNNNNNNNNNNNNNNNNNNNNNNNNNNNNNNNNNNNNNNNNNNNNNNNNNNNNNNNNNNNNNNNNNNNNNNNNNNNNNNNNNNNNNNNNNNNNNNNNNNNNNNNNNNNNNNNNNNNNNNNNNNNNNNNNNNNNNNNNNNNNNNNNNNNNNNNNNNNNNNNNNNNNNNNNNNNNNNNNNNNNNNNNNNNNNNNNNNNNNNNNNNNNNNNNNNNNNNNNNNNNNNtttttgtttttcatttgcTTGTTACATTAAtccattcttcttcctcttccccaTGTTCCCCCTTTTTCCCTTGGGGATTTGGACTTTGTGTACTATGCAACTTCAATGAGAAAAAGagtgagagatagagagattttTGAATAATGGAATGTACAAACGGATCATTGAAACAGACCAAACAATGAAaacctctctgtttcttttttttttctctgcccTAAAGTGAATCATGGAGATAAAGATTCAAACTTCTTGTTCACCAGTAGATCCATTTCTCAACATCTGCATTTGTCCTCTAACTATTAAGTTGAAACCAAGCCCATATCCACCCAAAATGCCAAGTCAACTTAAAAGGATGAACCCACCAGTATTGTGTATTGTGGGTGCAAAGATAAGCATACTTTCCTGGCTACATCGCAAACTCGAGCATCCCAAAAGTTCGATACCCGCTTAACTTACACTTGACCAGTATGCTTTATATGGCAGTTTTAGGTCCCCAATCCAGTCTTGTTACAGAAAAAGCAAAAGGTTCATGTGTCTATATCTATGCATCCTACGTTCTTTCCGGGAACTACCCCCATGTGTATTGATGTTGCAGCTATGCCAATTGTAATTAGAGacttaaaataaactaatagagTAACTAACAAGAATTAAAATAGTGTAAAAAGATGAGTACCTACGGCAATGTACTATTTAATCATCAAGTGGAGACTGTGGTTGTTTAACAATTTAGATTAACAACGTACAGTATCCTATGCTTTTACAACCGAAACTAATGCTATAATAAGTATCTTAATTCGTGATTATAATAACAGAATCATAGCATCACAGACACATTTGCTCTAAACTAAGTACCCTTCATTATTGAACTCACATGCAATTAACGATTAATCCCCTAAGAGAGTACGGCACAATCAAAAAGGAATGATCTTGGTATCCTCCCAAAATCAATCAAGATtcaagagagagatagaaggaGATATTCATGGAATGATATGTTTTATGTTCTCTCTCACCTGGATTAAGGGGTGGTCAAAGTCAAAGCTTAAGGAGTGAGATCTGATAAAACGGAAAGGCCACATGACATCTGCACCCTGAGTGAGACTTAGCGCCCATCTAAAGCAATCACCCAATAATAATACATGTGTAATCATCTCCCTGAACCTGATCTCGAGGATACTGTATGGAGTAGTGATTATATGAGCAACTTGAAGGAAGTGcaggttatataaaaaaagaaactagacAGCAAGATCCAGCAAGAAAATTTAACATGaacaaaagtacaaaaccaTAGGCCTCGGAAACTTACACAATTTATTGTGACTGTACCTCCATGACTCATAATTTAGTGCTGCTTGCCTTTAAGTTTAAGTAGATTGGTATTCATAGTTATGAGCTAAAAGACAACTAGAGAAACAATGGAAATGCTTATTTTCTAAGGCATCAATTATCTGTAAGCCCTTTCCCTTATAggtaaacaaaacaagaaacagtcACGCTTCAATGAAAATACAAATCATCTGATTACATGATCATGCAAAGCCCATTCATGTCTAGCTAGTAGCTGCATGCACAAGAGTCATGAACattctgtttttatttaaaaattccCCAAGAAGCATAGATCCACAATTCTTATTTCAAATGAAGCAATGGCAATCACTTTAATATAACTGCAAGAACCAAAAGTCATAGCAGTTAGATCAGAGAGAGTATCATCAAGAACCCAGAGGTTTCCCATCCTCAGAATCCTGCTTAAAGAACGTTTTGAATGTGTCGATCCTCGTCTTTGCTTCTGGTAATCTCCTATCTTCCAGAAATTTCTTGGTCGCTGTTACGAAACCTTCCTTGTCATGTCGTTTCCATTCCTAACACAGTTTAACATATTATAAAGACTGATACCTTTCACACTCTAAAAGCAATGAGGCAAGCATATATAATAAGAGATATCAAACCTCGAAATCCCATTCTCCATAAAGATCCGGATCATCTTTGTTCTTCCATACATATGTTTCGACTGGCAGCTTCTCTGAAGTATCCTGCAGATGACAAAGGGCATCAAGAGTCCAATATGTACGAAGTGTAGTTGTTCCTAtcaaaacattaatattataCCGTCAGCACCACTTCCACAGCCTTTCTGTCGTATTCAACATCCTCAAACTCATCTAACATTTTCAGTTCATCATCTGTGATTCCCTTCAGCACCTACAAGAACAAACACATTACAGtacttcaaatttcaaatttctgaTAAACCTCAAAATCAAGAGTTTACACAGCATGACAATTCTCCAAAAAGAACAACGGCCTTAACGTTTCTCTATGGATTTAACTCTATTGTCCTAGTCTACCAATATGTGAACAAATGGAGATCTAGGGATGATAAGTGAACCTTTCCGGTGACTTCTCCGGTACCGTCCGGTAGAATTGTTGGATAAAAGCGGCCTTTGAGTCTAAACCTGTGGCTGAAAATTCTCACAATCTCCGTTAATCAAACATTCCATTGGAtccaaaacaaatgaaaattaaGACAGATTGGGTGCGAAAGAGATAAAATAGAAACGCACAAGCCGGAGAGTACGGCGGAGACACGGTCAGGGACGCGATTGAGAAGCGCGTTAACGACTTCGGGTTCCTGGAGACTGCCATAGACGAAGAGATCATGAGCAGCTTTCCCTCCTGACAACATACTCatctttgctctgtttctccgACTCCGTCCAGTTCCTGCGACTGAGACATAGACGAATTTCAAGTGTCCATTGTCCCGCCACGTGTCAAGCACACAAAATGTtgtaattattatgttttatttatttatttatttatttattcatcatATAAAGTTTGTCTTGTACTCAAAAATCAATTTCGAGAACAGaggaattaaaattaaaacctcCATAGCCATAAGAAACACGATATCCATTTTAAAAAGACAGATCGGGTCATTACAAAAGAACCTCCAACAGCGTTTAAAGTCTTTTTAAGACACTGGAAACTGTAAtgaaaattatctaaaatgttTGCCCACGAGTAAGATAATGATCGATCCTTGCTGATCACATGGCCATTGGTTCAGGACCAGCGGCGTTCAGGATGTCTAAGAGTGAGTTTTGGGGTTCCAATTCCTCGTGCCAAAGCTGCAACTTGTCCCCAGGGTAGAAGTTTCTCGTGACTCCCTCTGAGTTGATCTGTTCAAAAACATCAAAGACAGTTTGTTATCTACGTTCCATTAAAGAGGTTATATAAGTCCCACGTCCGAGAATTTTAGTCAGAGAGGTGACTTACTATGACAGTTCGTACAACGCCTCCACTGGCTCCATCACGGGCGATGGCTAGTGATACCGCCTTCACAACAAGTTGCTGCAAAATACAATAGTAAGGAGCAGTTACAACAAATGGGGTTTGCGAGAGTTTGGCAAAAGCAGAGATATAATGGTAGTTACCTCGGCTTCTTCTTTGGTCATGTCTTCTTTCCAGGCCTGATCAAAGAACCCGTAAAGATAGCTCGAACCAGAGcctacacaaacacacacaattcTACTACTTGTTAACAGAAGCCAAGTATTATGTAAGTAAATAGCAATGACAACTGAATCGAATACAGCCACGTTCAAACCAAAAGGTCATAAGACACATAACAATATGGTTTTTACCTCCAATGGCAAATGGTTGCTCCACTACAGTTCCACCAAGTGGAATCCCGTAGATCTTCCCACCCTCATACTTATCCCATCCTCCGACGATGAGACCAGTTTGGAGCATGTTCTGCCCAACAAAGACATACAATGCGTTAGTCAACAATTCATCTCATCAAAACAAGGAATGACCGTACAATAGAATGCATATGTCTTGGAGCACCGCATACAGTAACTTTCTAGATTTCCATTAAAAATGTTCATTCTTCAGAATAGAGGACAACCATTACACCAACACTACGAACAACAAGTGATTTATAAATACTAGCATGCTAGGTTTGAGATGTAACATCAATCTCTCTATAGCACAATTTTTTTCAGCTTCAGTTATAATAAAGCAATATAAAACATAAGCAAGTTGTCATGTATCTCATGGTCAAACTTCCAAACAAAAGTTATCAGTGATTCTGCAGAGCATGTTTCCTCCAACATTCACATTCCCAACTACTATGAGTACAAGTTGGTGGTAAGAAAACCACACGAAACTGCAAGCTTTAAAGCAAACTTGTACCTTGTTATTATAAGCGAGCATCCTGATAAGGTTGGCAGAAACCTTTACAGTTGCAGGCTGCCCCTGCTGAATTCTGCAAACCATAAAAGCAAACGCAATATTTAATCTTCAGATATATATAAGTTAACATTAGTACAAAGTCCGTCTAGTTTCGTAGAATCAAGGCACAAACGAAACACTCACGTATGCTGGTGAAGGAAGTAGCGAACATAGTCAGAGACAACTTGAGAATCAGCAGCCTGCAAAGTGTACAAGAGAAGAGAGCTTGTTGTTATCAGTAAAATGCATCTTTAATAACCAAATAGCAAGTTAATCTTGAACAATAAAACATCCAAGTAAGAAACCCAGCAAGCAAAAGAGTTTCAATAAGAAGTCTAGCGAGCAAAACAGTCACCACAGAATTggtcaaacaaaaacaaaattgaaatccCTAGAAAGATAGATCCAACAAAGCGAGAGGTTAATACCGATCCAGAGCGGCAGACGTAGACATTATCAGTGAGTTGAGTGATCTTATCAGAAGCCCTGTTCGCTACGTACATCCCTGCGCGAGTAATTCATTCAAAAACAGATCCCAATTTCATCAGCTTTCTCAAAATTTCCCAAATAGTAGAATCGATTACAACTTACTCTCCGTTCCAAATTGAAACAGAAAACAAAGCTCAACGAACAGGGAATAAAACCCTAGAAGAGTAGAAAAGGGTGAAATCTAACCGGTGCTGGTACGCGAGTCGGCTCCAAGGACGACACCTCCGTTGTAAGTGACGCCGATGATGGTCGTCCCCATGGAGTGCGGTGCATCGAGATTGAGATCCATCGCTGGAGATATCGAAACTTCTGATTAACGTATCGAATCGCCTgagtttgagagtttgagagtttTGCGAGTCAGATTACGGTGATGACTGATgcgaagaagaagcttgaataagaagaagaactaaCTGGCTTATACCCCAAGTCGagcctctctcttttttttacctttaaaaaaaataaaataaaattcgtGATTTACGCAAAAGCCCATGATCTAATTGGTGTCATGGACCTTCCTAATACAAGCCCAATACGTAATAGCCTCaaagttgttttatttatttttatttttctgttgcaACTTTTTAAGACACTGACAAGGAGTCATATTTTCACCTACGCGATGTGATCGAGTTTTCTATATGAAAAAAGGTTTTTGTATTCTGTTTTGTTGAAATGTGACTTATATTTGgttcaatctttttgtttttaacatattcttattttcttcaaaagGTGCACAAAGTATACTCGTTAGGACAACACACAAGGCAACAGAGttccaaacacacaaaaagactAAAACACCTCTCTCTGCTCGGAAAACAAAC from the Camelina sativa cultivar DH55 chromosome 12, Cs, whole genome shotgun sequence genome contains:
- the LOC104730168 gene encoding protein AIG2 A produces the protein MSMLSGGKAAHDLFVYGSLQEPEVVNALLNRVPDRVSAVLSGFHRFRLKGRFYPTILPDGTGEVTGKVLKGITDDELKMLDEFEDVEYDRKAVEVVLTDTSEKLPVETYVWKNKDDPDLYGEWDFEEWKRHDKEGFVTATKKFLEDRRLPEAKTRIDTFKTFFKQDSEDGKPLGS
- the LOC104717065 gene encoding proteasome subunit beta type-6 — translated: MDLNLDAPHSMGTTIIGVTYNGGVVLGADSRTSTGMYVANRASDKITQLTDNVYVCRSGSAADSQVVSDYVRYFLHQHTIQQGQPATVKVSANLIRMLAYNNKNMLQTGLIVGGWDKYEGGKIYGIPLGGTVVEQPFAIGGSGSSYLYGFFDQAWKEDMTKEEAEQLVVKAVSLAIARDGASGGVVRTVIINSEGVTRNFYPGDKLQLWHEELEPQNSLLDILNAAGPEPMAM